A genomic segment from Chitinophaga flava encodes:
- a CDS encoding ABC transporter ATP-binding protein — protein sequence MEKNKIIEVKNLVKKYGEFTAVKGISFEVYEHEIFGLLGPNGAGKSTTLEIIETLREKTEGKVTVGGFDLDTAPNNIKKIIGVQLQSSGYYPGLNLVELIEMFGGLYNQPVEPMELLRLFNLEDKARSKYKELSGGQKQRFSIATTLINKPRIIFLDEPTTGLDPQARRNLWDLILQVRAQGTTVVITTHYMDEAEFLCDRCAIVDSGQVIAIDSPDALIDNLVSKGFERSKEVKKANLEDVFIHLTGKDLRES from the coding sequence ATGGAAAAGAACAAGATCATTGAGGTGAAGAACCTGGTGAAAAAATACGGGGAATTCACCGCTGTAAAGGGTATTAGCTTTGAAGTATATGAACATGAGATCTTCGGCCTGTTAGGGCCTAACGGCGCCGGAAAATCCACTACCCTTGAGATCATTGAAACACTCCGCGAGAAAACAGAAGGCAAAGTGACCGTAGGCGGATTCGACCTGGATACTGCTCCCAACAATATCAAAAAAATCATCGGTGTACAACTGCAAAGCTCCGGTTATTACCCCGGACTTAACCTGGTAGAGCTGATTGAAATGTTTGGCGGCCTGTACAACCAGCCTGTAGAACCGATGGAACTGCTGCGACTCTTTAACCTGGAAGATAAAGCCAGATCCAAATACAAAGAGCTCTCCGGCGGACAGAAACAACGTTTCTCTATCGCCACCACCCTGATTAATAAACCCAGGATCATCTTCCTGGATGAACCTACCACCGGCCTCGACCCGCAGGCAAGACGCAACCTCTGGGACCTGATCCTGCAGGTAAGGGCTCAGGGCACCACCGTCGTTATTACCACCCACTACATGGACGAAGCTGAGTTCCTCTGCGACCGCTGCGCCATCGTAGACAGCGGTCAGGTCATCGCTATCGACTCACCTGATGCGCTCATCGACAACCTGGTGTCCAAAGGGTTTGAACGCAGTAAAGAAGTGAAGAAGGCCAATCTCGAAGATGTATTCATCCATCTTACCGGGAAAGACCTTCGAGAGTCTTAA
- a CDS encoding MDR family MFS transporter — protein sequence MNPLKQTIRLYQNAYTGLSPATWWLSLVLLINRSGTMVIPFMTVYLTVNLHFTIAQAGLVMACFGTGAIAGALLGGWLSDRIGFYQVQFWSLFSNGILFILLGQVHTFPQICAFVFIMSSVGDAFRPANSIAIAAYSAPENRTRSYSLNRLAVNLGWSVGPALGGILASVSYQLLFWVDGCTCMLAAVLMRIFLPPVPAPAKPEKAAPTGQCEKVWQDDLYLWFLFFGMINAICLFQFSSIVPLYFKEVIHMPEWAIGLNMSINGLLIVAVEMVMVYRLDGKLPNLVFVARGAVMVCVSYLLLSLLPPIWAVAAIFMVVITFGEMFCLPFMNSFWISRSQEHNRGQYAALYTISYSLANVISPTSGAFVVQRLGFTSWWMITAGGCILSAAGFLWLQRKRVRSKQLVAA from the coding sequence ATGAATCCGCTTAAACAAACGATCCGTCTATATCAGAACGCCTACACAGGGCTTTCTCCCGCTACCTGGTGGTTATCACTGGTGCTACTGATCAATCGCAGTGGCACGATGGTGATTCCCTTTATGACAGTATACCTTACCGTAAATCTGCATTTCACGATCGCGCAGGCTGGTCTGGTGATGGCCTGTTTCGGCACCGGCGCTATTGCTGGCGCGTTGCTGGGCGGTTGGCTATCAGACCGTATAGGCTTTTACCAGGTACAGTTCTGGAGCCTGTTCTCTAACGGAATATTGTTTATTTTATTGGGACAGGTGCACACCTTTCCTCAGATATGCGCTTTTGTTTTTATCATGAGTTCTGTAGGCGATGCTTTCCGGCCGGCCAACAGTATTGCAATTGCGGCGTATAGTGCGCCGGAAAACCGTACCCGTTCGTACTCGCTTAATAGGTTGGCGGTCAACCTGGGCTGGTCTGTTGGCCCGGCCCTGGGTGGTATTCTGGCCAGTGTCAGCTACCAATTATTATTTTGGGTAGATGGTTGCACTTGTATGCTGGCTGCTGTTTTAATGCGCATCTTCCTGCCGCCGGTACCGGCACCGGCCAAACCGGAAAAAGCAGCACCCACCGGGCAGTGCGAAAAAGTATGGCAGGATGACCTGTATCTCTGGTTCCTGTTTTTCGGAATGATCAATGCGATCTGCCTGTTCCAGTTTTCCAGTATTGTACCCTTGTATTTTAAAGAAGTGATACATATGCCGGAATGGGCCATCGGACTCAATATGTCTATCAACGGACTGCTGATCGTGGCGGTGGAAATGGTGATGGTATACCGGCTGGATGGTAAGCTGCCGAACCTTGTTTTTGTAGCCAGAGGCGCAGTCATGGTTTGTGTGTCCTATTTGCTGCTAAGCCTTCTGCCTCCGATATGGGCGGTGGCCGCTATTTTTATGGTCGTGATTACTTTCGGGGAGATGTTTTGCCTTCCGTTTATGAACAGTTTCTGGATCAGCCGTAGCCAGGAACATAACAGAGGACAGTATGCGGCACTGTATACCATATCATATTCCCTTGCCAATGTTATATCCCCTACCAGTGGTGCTTTTGTGGTGCAACGCCTGGGCTTCACTTCCTGGTGGATGATCACTGCCGGCGGCTGTATATTGTCTGCTGCCGGGTTCCTGTGGCTGCAGCGTAAAAGGGTCAGAAGTAAACAATTGGTGGCAGCGTAA
- a CDS encoding YfiT family bacillithiol transferase: MEALQYPIGRFEPLPDYSPAMLREHIYDIRDLPTLVEMAVQNLDEFQLQKPYRPGGWNITQVVHHLADSHINGIIRMKMALTEEKPIIKPYDETAWAELEDVKNTPINVSITLLHALHTRWANLMERLTPEQWERTFIHPEHGRRFNLKTQAANYAWHGKHHLGHIQGLKERMNW; encoded by the coding sequence ATGGAAGCATTACAATATCCTATCGGTCGATTTGAACCGCTCCCGGATTACAGCCCCGCCATGCTGCGGGAACATATCTATGATATACGCGACCTGCCTACCCTCGTGGAAATGGCGGTGCAGAATCTGGACGAGTTTCAGCTGCAAAAGCCATACAGGCCCGGTGGATGGAATATCACACAGGTAGTGCACCATCTGGCAGACAGCCATATCAATGGTATCATCCGCATGAAAATGGCGCTGACAGAAGAAAAACCTATTATTAAACCGTACGACGAAACAGCCTGGGCTGAGCTGGAAGATGTGAAAAATACACCCATCAACGTATCGATCACCCTCCTGCATGCCCTGCACACCCGTTGGGCCAACCTGATGGAACGTCTGACTCCCGAACAATGGGAACGTACTTTTATTCACCCGGAACATGGCCGGCGCTTTAACCTGAAAACACAGGCTGCCAACTACGCATGGCACGGAAAGCATCACCTGGGCCATATCCAGGGACTGAAAGAACGCATGAACTGGTAA
- a CDS encoding AraC family transcriptional regulator, protein MKVIQFTVPVAEEGSVVIQEDILPYFYNYLHRHKEAQLTLIIKGEGTLIAGSYTQPFKAGDVYVIGANQPHMFKGDARYFENLKEKNIHAIHIFFDHENTLKGMLALPELESVRKFLQQTRSSLQLPPAFEERTATEILRLSKLTGAERLFAFMSLLTWFSRQVKDWKSLSTGFSRHAYSESEGLRMNDIYQYTLEHYAENISLARIAAVAHLTTYAFCKYFKKHTRKTYLEFLNEVRINAACKKIINGDAESIASVAYATGYNNPITFNRVFRKVTGMSPSAYARQYRFGQENAQRSGFINEWEEVAL, encoded by the coding sequence ATGAAAGTAATTCAATTTACTGTTCCGGTTGCTGAGGAAGGGTCTGTGGTAATACAGGAGGACATACTTCCTTATTTTTACAACTACCTGCACCGCCATAAGGAGGCGCAGCTGACGCTTATTATCAAAGGAGAAGGTACTTTGATTGCAGGCAGTTATACCCAGCCATTCAAAGCCGGTGACGTATACGTGATCGGCGCCAATCAGCCACATATGTTCAAGGGCGATGCCCGCTACTTTGAAAACCTCAAAGAAAAAAATATCCATGCCATCCATATCTTCTTCGACCATGAAAATACGTTGAAGGGGATGCTGGCCCTGCCGGAACTGGAATCAGTCCGTAAATTCCTGCAACAAACACGCTCCAGTTTACAGTTGCCACCTGCCTTTGAAGAGCGGACAGCGACCGAAATATTACGTTTATCCAAACTTACCGGCGCTGAAAGATTATTTGCCTTTATGTCACTGCTGACCTGGTTTTCCCGACAGGTGAAAGACTGGAAATCGTTGTCTACCGGCTTCTCGCGTCATGCCTACAGCGAGTCGGAAGGACTGCGGATGAATGATATCTACCAGTATACGCTGGAACATTATGCAGAAAATATCTCCCTGGCCAGAATTGCAGCGGTGGCACATCTTACCACCTATGCTTTCTGTAAATATTTTAAGAAACACACCCGTAAAACCTATCTCGAGTTTCTGAATGAGGTGCGTATTAATGCAGCGTGTAAAAAAATCATTAACGGTGATGCGGAGAGTATAGCCTCTGTGGCTTATGCTACGGGGTATAACAACCCCATCACGTTTAACCGGGTATTCCGTAAAGTGACGGGGATGTCACCATCTGCCTATGCGCGTCAGTACCGTTTCGGGCAGGAGAACGCGCAGAGGAGTGGTTTTATTAATGAGTGGGAAGAAGTAGCCCTCTGA
- a CDS encoding NUDIX hydrolase — MNMDWTLLSSEYLFRDNWLTARKDRCLTPQGNIVEPYYVLEYSDWVNAVALTEDNQVIMIRQYRQGVGRTLLEIPGGTMDKTDPSPEFAMERELLEETGYAFKELIPMGKVAANTASSNNYTHMFLATGGRKVKEQDLDDNEEIEVVLMSIPEVQQLLMDNKIIHSLHVTGLCYALLHLGKMEMK, encoded by the coding sequence ATGAATATGGATTGGACACTGTTGTCATCTGAATATCTCTTCAGAGACAACTGGTTAACCGCGCGTAAAGACAGATGCCTGACCCCGCAGGGGAATATTGTAGAGCCTTATTACGTACTGGAATATAGCGATTGGGTAAACGCCGTGGCCCTCACGGAAGATAACCAGGTGATTATGATCCGTCAATACCGTCAGGGCGTTGGCAGAACATTACTCGAAATCCCCGGCGGTACCATGGATAAAACAGACCCCTCTCCGGAGTTTGCCATGGAACGTGAACTACTGGAAGAAACCGGCTACGCTTTCAAAGAGTTAATACCAATGGGTAAAGTTGCTGCCAATACAGCTTCCAGCAATAACTATACACACATGTTCCTCGCCACCGGTGGCCGTAAGGTGAAAGAACAGGACCTGGATGATAATGAAGAAATAGAAGTGGTATTGATGTCCATTCCCGAAGTGCAGCAACTGCTTATGGATAATAAAATCATCCACAGCCTGCATGTTACCGGCCTTTGTTACGCCTTGCTGCACCTGGGAAAAATGGAAATGAAGTAA
- a CDS encoding bifunctional folylpolyglutamate synthase/dihydrofolate synthase has translation MNAYNEALEYLYGRLPMFTRVGASAYKTDLHNTIALLDQLNNPQHTFKTIHVAGTNGKGSTSHMLAAILQQAGYKTGLYTSPHLLDFRERIRINGQVAPEDFVVDFTNKMRPYIESISPSFFELTVAMAFNYFSQEQVDIAIVEVGLGGRLDSTNVITPELSLITNISFDHKHILGDTLPLIASEKAGIIKAGVPVVISETQPEIAYVFRDKAAEMGAPLHFADQEWMVDGSAIVSNHLELTLLDTRQGKMYDVRLDLSGQYQEKNVMGVLSAVKLLQQQGWHITWEHISAALSHVRKLTGLRGRWEVVNEHPLTVMDVGHNEAGIREVVQQLEHVNYQRLHIVTGFVKDKEVESVLPLFPDTATYYFCRAQIPRAMDEVELAQLAMAKGLQGRAYESVQAALQAARQHAKPEDMILVCGSFFIVAEAM, from the coding sequence ATGAACGCATATAACGAAGCACTGGAATATCTCTACGGCCGGCTGCCCATGTTTACCAGAGTGGGTGCCAGCGCGTATAAAACAGACCTGCATAATACTATTGCCTTATTAGATCAGCTTAACAATCCTCAGCATACCTTCAAAACCATACATGTAGCCGGCACTAACGGCAAAGGCTCTACGAGCCATATGCTGGCGGCCATCCTGCAGCAGGCGGGCTATAAAACGGGCCTTTACACCTCCCCCCACCTGCTCGACTTCCGGGAACGTATCCGCATCAACGGACAGGTAGCGCCCGAAGATTTTGTGGTGGACTTCACCAATAAGATGCGGCCTTATATAGAAAGCATCTCTCCATCCTTTTTTGAGCTGACTGTAGCGATGGCGTTCAACTACTTTTCTCAGGAACAGGTAGACATTGCCATCGTTGAGGTAGGCCTTGGCGGCCGGCTGGACAGCACCAATGTAATCACGCCGGAACTGTCTCTCATCACCAATATCAGTTTCGATCATAAACATATCCTGGGCGATACACTGCCCCTTATTGCTTCTGAAAAAGCCGGCATTATCAAAGCCGGTGTGCCTGTAGTGATCAGTGAAACACAGCCCGAGATCGCCTATGTGTTCAGGGACAAAGCCGCTGAAATGGGCGCACCACTGCACTTTGCCGACCAGGAATGGATGGTGGACGGCAGCGCTATTGTCAGCAATCATCTGGAACTAACGCTGCTGGATACACGACAGGGAAAAATGTATGATGTACGGCTGGACCTGAGCGGGCAATACCAGGAAAAAAATGTGATGGGTGTGTTGTCTGCCGTTAAACTATTACAACAACAGGGCTGGCATATCACCTGGGAGCATATCAGTGCAGCATTATCCCATGTACGTAAACTTACCGGACTGCGGGGACGCTGGGAAGTGGTGAATGAGCATCCGCTGACCGTGATGGACGTAGGTCATAATGAAGCCGGCATCCGGGAAGTAGTGCAGCAGCTGGAACATGTCAACTACCAGCGGCTGCATATTGTGACTGGCTTTGTGAAGGATAAAGAGGTGGAAAGCGTATTGCCGTTATTTCCAGATACGGCTACCTATTATTTCTGCCGCGCACAGATACCGCGTGCCATGGACGAAGTGGAACTAGCCCAACTGGCCATGGCTAAAGGACTGCAGGGCCGTGCCTACGAATCGGTACAGGCTGCACTGCAGGCCGCACGGCAACATGCCAAACCGGAAGACATGATACTGGTTTGCGGCAGTTTCTTTATTGTAGCAGAAGCGATGTAA
- a CDS encoding CAP domain-containing protein — protein sequence MSILKSRSILVLLLALFAAFQVSACSRAASRADSTTSGGGSLEEEILYYTNKFRQSKGLKPLQLDETISQQARRHSRDMANGSTGFGHEGFEERVANVSKKMGRVGAAAENVAYGTLDAEAVVDGWIKSPGHRRNMLGDYNLIGIGTAGKGRITFFTQVFIKH from the coding sequence ATGTCGATTTTGAAAAGCCGCAGTATCCTTGTATTACTGCTTGCCCTGTTTGCCGCATTCCAGGTAAGCGCGTGTTCACGTGCAGCCAGCCGCGCAGACAGCACCACATCAGGAGGAGGAAGCCTTGAAGAAGAGATCCTCTATTACACCAACAAATTCCGCCAATCCAAAGGACTGAAACCGCTGCAGCTCGATGAAACCATCAGCCAGCAGGCTCGCCGCCATAGCCGCGACATGGCTAATGGCAGCACCGGCTTCGGTCACGAAGGCTTCGAGGAACGCGTGGCCAATGTCTCCAAAAAAATGGGCCGCGTAGGAGCTGCCGCTGAAAACGTTGCCTATGGCACCCTCGACGCGGAAGCCGTAGTAGACGGCTGGATCAAAAGCCCCGGCCATCGACGCAACATGCTCGGTGACTATAACCTCATCGGTATAGGCACAGCCGGCAAAGGCAGAATTACCTTCTTTACCCAGGTGTTTATTAAACACTAA
- a CDS encoding DUF5723 family protein, producing the protein MYRILLNTIFLLLLAGAAIAQTFPGYNVSTYAGIHGVLSNPASAAGYRYKWDVNIIGADVKAGNTYARVPKSTLTHIPKNWKPNQDYFLDTTAQRKQNGWMMAEIVLPSVLYAIDEKQSVSFVWRMRSSGSAGNLPTPLANFFSDFPNLQYRGKSLTIEKAAASMHVWNELGFSYARVIKEGYTSRWKAGITVKLLSGVAAGYSQVANTNFVLNTKRNADITSGTLRYGYSQELDHWKKPDLSNIQLFQNNGIGLDLGVIYEYRPDNGGWGKREGTDADDYKFRLGVSITDIGRIKYVKSANNTDLSLVKDNLDPRQITYRDKESLKQYSTRLNRYFTPMASDSTFHMSLPAALNLMGDYNIDSRFFVSANAVIALNAGNRNFYKTYALTQLLITPRYETERFGAYMPFVINHNGQADVGAAVRFGPLVLGSYSLFTTLFQSRINHADAFVALRLNPGMLGRRNGDKKELGCPVNF; encoded by the coding sequence ATGTATCGTATCCTATTAAACACTATCTTCTTGTTATTGCTGGCAGGTGCCGCGATAGCACAAACTTTTCCCGGTTATAACGTCAGCACTTATGCCGGCATTCACGGTGTTCTCAGCAACCCCGCCAGTGCTGCAGGCTACCGTTATAAATGGGATGTCAATATTATCGGGGCTGATGTAAAGGCGGGCAACACCTACGCCCGTGTGCCCAAGTCCACACTCACTCACATACCCAAGAACTGGAAGCCTAACCAGGATTATTTTCTGGACACCACCGCCCAGCGCAAACAGAACGGCTGGATGATGGCGGAAATCGTACTGCCTTCTGTGTTATATGCTATTGATGAAAAACAATCGGTCTCCTTTGTGTGGCGTATGCGCAGCAGCGGAAGTGCCGGCAACCTGCCTACTCCGCTGGCTAACTTCTTCAGTGACTTTCCCAATCTGCAATACCGCGGCAAAAGCCTTACCATAGAAAAAGCTGCTGCCAGCATGCATGTCTGGAATGAACTGGGCTTCAGTTATGCCCGGGTTATTAAAGAAGGTTATACCAGCCGCTGGAAAGCCGGTATCACCGTAAAACTACTCAGTGGTGTGGCAGCTGGTTACTCGCAGGTGGCAAACACCAACTTTGTGCTTAACACCAAACGCAATGCAGATATTACCAGCGGTACGCTCCGTTATGGTTATAGCCAGGAGCTGGACCACTGGAAAAAGCCGGACCTCAGTAATATACAGCTCTTTCAAAACAACGGTATAGGTCTTGATCTTGGCGTTATCTATGAATACCGTCCGGACAATGGCGGTTGGGGCAAACGCGAAGGCACCGACGCAGATGACTATAAATTCCGCCTGGGTGTTTCCATCACCGATATCGGCAGGATTAAATATGTCAAAAGTGCCAATAATACAGACCTTAGCCTGGTAAAAGACAACCTCGATCCCAGGCAGATTACCTATCGTGACAAAGAAAGTTTGAAACAATATTCCACCCGGCTCAACCGGTATTTCACGCCTATGGCCAGCGACAGTACCTTCCATATGTCTCTGCCTGCCGCGCTGAACCTGATGGGGGATTACAATATTGACAGCCGTTTTTTTGTCAGTGCCAATGCAGTCATTGCCCTGAATGCAGGAAACAGGAATTTTTACAAAACATATGCGTTGACCCAGTTGTTAATAACACCGCGGTATGAAACAGAGCGGTTCGGGGCCTATATGCCGTTTGTAATCAACCATAACGGACAGGCAGATGTAGGGGCTGCCGTACGTTTCGGACCGTTGGTACTGGGCTCTTACAGTCTTTTTACCACGCTTTTTCAAAGCCGCATCAACCATGCGGACGCTTTCGTAGCTTTGCGGCTGAATCCGGGCATGCTGGGACGTCGCAATGGCGATAAAAAAGAGTTGGGCTGCCCGGTAAATTTTTAA
- a CDS encoding radical SAM protein — MLKQTPYILFSDGKGNIFEDTSMHVTGRSGWDAYPIDPEEWIELPDGGNLYELPGRRGIGIDAASGEMALCDKGWAVAAFIPPAHTGFYLAAYETMPDAPTLPLFCYTAVGWLDGKFYVPATRIEADIRQECAGFDAKQVKQGVKQLTAAYPHNRLVQHLAENCALTYECPAARNYFMGRWECPIPSSPACNANCVGCISFQPEEESIVSTQDRLRFKPTAAEIVEYTVPHLETAPFPIVSFGQGCEGEPLLMWETIRESIIEIRKHTPKGSININTNGSKPDAVRALCEAGLNSIRVSLNSAQEKYYTPYYRPNNYTFDDIVESLKVVREFNGWSSINYFVFPGMTDTEEEYEALRKLIKETKLNMIQWRNFNIDPDWYLGRLGITDPGQCMGIKQLQEAIHEEFPDVKFGYFNPPMERIKGDYMADFAH, encoded by the coding sequence ATGTTAAAACAAACACCTTACATATTATTCTCTGACGGGAAAGGCAACATCTTTGAGGATACCTCCATGCACGTAACCGGCCGTAGCGGCTGGGATGCATACCCTATTGATCCCGAGGAATGGATTGAGCTGCCCGACGGAGGTAATCTGTATGAACTGCCCGGACGCCGCGGCATCGGTATTGACGCTGCCAGCGGAGAAATGGCATTGTGTGATAAAGGTTGGGCCGTAGCGGCTTTCATCCCGCCTGCCCATACCGGTTTTTACCTGGCAGCCTATGAAACCATGCCAGACGCTCCTACCCTGCCACTGTTCTGTTATACAGCTGTTGGCTGGCTCGATGGTAAGTTTTATGTACCAGCTACCCGTATTGAAGCCGATATCCGTCAGGAATGCGCCGGCTTTGATGCCAAACAGGTAAAACAAGGTGTAAAACAGCTGACCGCCGCCTATCCGCACAACAGGCTGGTTCAACACCTGGCAGAAAACTGTGCGCTCACTTACGAGTGCCCGGCAGCCCGTAACTATTTTATGGGCAGATGGGAATGTCCTATTCCGTCTTCCCCGGCCTGTAACGCCAACTGTGTAGGATGTATCTCCTTCCAGCCGGAAGAAGAAAGCATCGTTTCTACTCAGGACCGTCTGCGTTTTAAACCGACGGCAGCAGAAATTGTGGAATATACCGTGCCCCATCTGGAAACAGCCCCCTTCCCTATCGTAAGCTTCGGACAAGGTTGTGAAGGCGAGCCCCTGCTGATGTGGGAGACGATCCGCGAATCCATTATCGAAATACGCAAACACACGCCTAAAGGCAGTATTAATATCAACACCAACGGCAGTAAGCCGGATGCGGTGCGCGCCCTCTGTGAGGCTGGCCTCAACAGCATCCGCGTAAGTCTGAATTCTGCCCAGGAAAAATATTACACGCCTTACTACCGTCCCAATAACTACACTTTTGACGACATCGTGGAAAGCCTGAAAGTAGTACGGGAATTTAATGGCTGGAGCTCCATCAACTATTTTGTGTTTCCGGGCATGACAGATACTGAAGAAGAGTATGAAGCCCTGCGCAAGCTGATAAAGGAAACCAAATTAAACATGATCCAGTGGAGGAACTTCAACATTGATCCGGACTGGTACCTGGGCCGACTGGGCATTACAGATCCTGGTCAGTGCATGGGAATCAAACAATTACAGGAAGCTATACACGAAGAATTCCCTGATGTGAAGTTTGGTTATTTCAACCCACCGATGGAACGTATCAAGGGCGATTATATGGCTGATTTTGCCCACTAG
- the fbp gene encoding class 1 fructose-bisphosphatase has protein sequence MNHKQKVMTLDEFTIQELRNYPGATGQLSGLLRDIGLAAKRVNVEVNKAGIADILGEAGKTNVQGESVKKLDEFANEQFINSLRGSIYCCGVASEEEEHFIAFTDEYSKKSKYVVLLDPLDGSSNIDVNVSIGTIFSVYRRLSPEGEECNLEDFLQPGTQQIAAGYIIYGSSTMMVYATRRSVQGFTLDPSIGEFCLSHPNLKCPPESDIFSVNVGYYHLYEEKVRHSIDHFMAKNENDRIYRHRFVGCMVAEIHRTLIQGGIFMYPAFGKYISGRLRLCYECNPMSFLMEKAGGIAMANGRQRLLELKPAQLHQRVPIFIGSKNMMETWKDIMNK, from the coding sequence ATGAATCACAAGCAAAAAGTAATGACCCTGGATGAGTTTACCATCCAGGAGTTGCGTAATTATCCGGGGGCAACTGGACAGTTGTCAGGTTTGCTGCGGGACATCGGGCTGGCAGCAAAGCGGGTGAACGTAGAGGTAAACAAAGCCGGTATCGCCGATATCCTGGGGGAAGCTGGTAAAACCAATGTACAGGGCGAATCCGTGAAAAAGCTGGATGAATTTGCCAATGAACAGTTTATCAACTCTTTGCGCGGTAGCATCTATTGCTGCGGAGTGGCCTCTGAAGAAGAAGAACATTTTATCGCTTTCACCGACGAATACTCTAAGAAATCAAAATACGTGGTGTTGCTTGATCCTTTGGACGGTTCCAGCAATATTGATGTGAATGTGTCCATCGGAACTATCTTCTCCGTATACCGCCGCCTGTCGCCGGAAGGAGAGGAGTGTAATCTGGAAGACTTCCTGCAGCCAGGTACCCAGCAGATCGCTGCCGGATATATCATCTATGGATCATCCACTATGATGGTATACGCCACCCGCCGCAGTGTGCAGGGCTTTACGCTCGACCCTTCCATCGGGGAGTTCTGCCTGTCACATCCCAATCTGAAATGCCCGCCGGAAAGTGATATTTTCTCCGTTAACGTTGGATACTACCATCTGTACGAAGAGAAAGTCCGCCATTCCATCGATCATTTTATGGCTAAAAATGAAAATGATCGTATCTACCGCCATCGTTTTGTTGGCTGTATGGTGGCGGAAATTCACCGTACACTGATACAAGGTGGTATCTTCATGTACCCTGCCTTCGGCAAATACATCTCTGGCCGCCTCCGGCTTTGCTACGAATGTAACCCGATGTCTTTTCTCATGGAGAAAGCTGGCGGTATAGCGATGGCTAACGGTCGTCAACGCTTGCTGGAACTGAAACCAGCTCAACTGCATCAGCGTGTACCTATCTTTATCGGGTCAAAAAATATGATGGAAACCTGGAAAGATATCATGAATAAATAA